Below is a genomic region from Magnetococcales bacterium.
TCGGCTATTCCGATCTGCCCAGCCGCCTGGCGCGGCAATCGAGCCAGCTCTACGCCACCAATCTGGTGCGGCTGATGGAGGAATTGTGCAAAACCAAAGATGGCGTCATCAATATCAACATGGACGATGAGGTCATTCGCGGCACCACCGTGATCAAGGAAGGGGTCATCACCTGGCCGCCACCGCCCCCCAGGCTTTCGGCGGCTCCCGCCAAACCGGTCCAGGCCGCCGCACCCGTTGTCCAAGCGAAAAAAAGTCATGGCCATGGTCCGGGGGCGCCCGCCTCGGGCCAATCGACCCTGGTCATGGGACTGGCCCTGGCGGTCGTTTTCGGACTGGTCGGAATGACCGCCCCCGCCTCCTTCCTGAACCATTTTACCGTCTTCGTCCTCGCCTGTTTCATCGGCTACATGGTGATCTGGAACGTCACCCCCGCCCTGCACACCCCTTTGATGAGCGTCACCAACGCCATCAGCAGCATCATCGTTCTCGGAGCGTTGATTCAAATCTCCTCTCCGGGACTGATCATCACCCTGCTTGCCGGACTGGCCATCGGCCTGACCGCCATCAACATGTTCGGCGGCTTCTGGGTCACCCGCCGCATGCTGCGCATGTTCCAGAAATGACACGGGGGAAAATCCAATGACTACCGAATTGATGACCGTTTCCTATATCGGCGCCACCATCCTGTTCATCCTCAGCCTCGGCGGCCTGAGCAACCCCGAAACCTCCAGACGCGGCAACCTGTTCGGCATGATCGGCATGGGCATCGCCGTTCTGGCCACCCTCATGGGACCCCGGGTCACCGGCCTGTCCAACCTTGCCATCATCGCCATCGCCATGGGACTGGGGGCAATCGTCGGCATCATCGCCGCCATCCGCGTCAAAATGACCCAGATGCCCGAACTGGTCGCCCTCATGCACAGCCTGGTCGGCCTGGCGGCCTGTCTGGTCGGTTTTGCCAATTTCATCGATCCATCCGCCCACTTTACCGGCAGCGAAAAAACAATCCACGAAATCGAGATCTACCTGGGAATCCTGATCGGCGCCATCACCTTTTCCGGCTCCCTGATCGCCTTCGGCAAACTTTCGGGCAAGATCGGTGGCAAACCCATGCTGCTCCCCGGTCGTCATCTGTTGAACCTGGGGCTCCTGGTCCTGGTCCTCTTCCTTGGACGGATGTTTCTTCAAGCGCCCGGAATCGACCAGGGAATTCTTCCCCTTTCCCTGATGACCTTCATCGCCCTGCTCTTCGGCATGCATATGGTCATGGCCATCGGCGGTGCCGACATGCCGGTCGTCGTTTCCATGCTCAACAGCTATTCGGGATGGGCTGCTGCGGCAACCGGTTTCATGCTCTCCAACGATCTTCTGATCGTGGTCGGGGCCCTGGTAGGCTCTTCGGGGGCCATCCTTTCCTATATCATGTGCCGCGCCATGAACCGCAATTTCATCTCCGTCATCGCCGGCGGTTTCGGCACCGAAGGAGGCAAAACCCTTGCGGCTGGTCCGGAGGCCCCTCAAGGCGACGTTCAACCGATCAGCGCTTCCGAAACCGCCGAACTTCTGCGCACGGCGCAAAATGTCATCATCGTCCCCGGATACGGGATGGCGGTGGCGCAGGCGCAACATACGGTATGTGAAATCACGAAAATTTTGCGCTCCAGGGACATCAACGTTCGTTTCGGCATCCATCCTGTCGCCGGACGAATGCCGGGACACATGAACGTCCTTCTGGCAGAAGCCAAAGTCCCCTACGACATCGTGCTGGAAATGGACGAACTCAATCAGGATTTTCCCACTACCGATGTCACCATCGTGATCGGGGCCAACGACATCGTCAATCCGGCGGCCCAGGAAGATCCCACCAGTCCCATCGCCGGCATGCCGGTCTTGGAAGTCTGGAAGGCAAAAACTTCGATCGTCATGAAAAGATCGATGGCCTCGGGTTACGCAGGAGTGGATAATCCATTATTCTACAAAGAAAACAATCGCATGCTCTTTGGCGACGCCAAAAAGACGCTTGATGAAGTCCTCGTTCATCTTTCACAATGATCATCATTGTCGATGGGTCCGGGAAAGAGCCAACCGATCCCGGACCCTCAGCGGCGACGGAGACAGACGTGGAAAAAACTTCCTACAGCAAATCAAAGGCCCGACCGTCGGGCAGGCGATACCGCGTAAAATCGACGACATCCACAGTCATGATCTCGGTGATGTCCGTTTCATCGGCCAGCCAGATCAAGGAGGCGTCGGCCAGGTCCATCTCCCGCTTTCCCTCCTCGGTATAGCGGCGCATCCAGCGCGTCATCTCCCCCAGGTGGTACGATTCGAAGGAATGGACAACGATGCCCTGTCGTTCGACCCATTGTAAAAGTTCATAACGATGGGGTGGTTGCAGCAGATAACTCGCCTCGACAATGCACGGCCAAGTCGTCAGAAATCGAACACCTTGTTGGGAAAACTCCCGCACCAGGGCGCGGATGCGCGGATGATGCCGATCATCCCTGGCGAACAGCGCAACCAGAGGCCCGGAATCAATAAGAATATTTCGC
It encodes:
- the pntB gene encoding Re/Si-specific NAD(P)(+) transhydrogenase subunit beta, producing MTTELMTVSYIGATILFILSLGGLSNPETSRRGNLFGMIGMGIAVLATLMGPRVTGLSNLAIIAIAMGLGAIVGIIAAIRVKMTQMPELVALMHSLVGLAACLVGFANFIDPSAHFTGSEKTIHEIEIYLGILIGAITFSGSLIAFGKLSGKIGGKPMLLPGRHLLNLGLLVLVLFLGRMFLQAPGIDQGILPLSLMTFIALLFGMHMVMAIGGADMPVVVSMLNSYSGWAAAATGFMLSNDLLIVVGALVGSSGAILSYIMCRAMNRNFISVIAGGFGTEGGKTLAAGPEAPQGDVQPISASETAELLRTAQNVIIVPGYGMAVAQAQHTVCEITKILRSRDINVRFGIHPVAGRMPGHMNVLLAEAKVPYDIVLEMDELNQDFPTTDVTIVIGANDIVNPAAQEDPTSPIAGMPVLEVWKAKTSIVMKRSMASGYAGVDNPLFYKENNRMLFGDAKKTLDEVLVHLSQ